The genomic segment ATCTCGAACTTGTAGTTGCCACCGGTCGTGAGGTCGGGGATGAACAGCTCCCAGACCCCGGTGCCGCCGAGGCTGCGCATGGCGTGGCGCACGCCGTCCCAGCCGTTGAAGTCGCCGATCACGCGCACGGCCTTGGCATGCGGCGCCCAGACCGCGAAGGCGGTTCCGGCCGAAGCCGCATCGACGCCCTGCTTCTCTTCGACGCGCGAGCCGAGCACGTCCCAGAGCTTCTCGTGCCGGCCCTCGCCGATGAGGTGCAGGTCGAGGTCGCCGAGCGTGGGCGAGAAGCGGTAGGGGTCGTCGGCCGTCCAGACGCTGCCGTCGTCGTAGCGCGCCTCGATCACGTAGTCGTTCAGGCCCGTGATGGTGATGCCCTGCCAGATGCCGTCGAAGAGGTGGGTGAGCTGCGTGCGAGCCCCGTTCTCCAGCACCGCCGACACCTCGCTGGCGAGCGGGCGGAGGGTGCGGATGACCGTGACCGGGTCGGAGACGCCCGCCGCGTTCACGAGGTGCTGACCGAGCACCTCGTGCGGGTTGTAATACGACCCGGTGGCGACCCGCTGGAGCACCTCTTCGGGAATGGTGGGGAGGGTCAGGGCGATGGAGCCGTCGGGTGAGGCCATCAGGATGCGCCGCCTTCGTTGTGCCGACCGGAGCCGGGGGTGAGGTGCAGGATGTGCGCGGGCTGCGTGAACGCATCCAGTCGCACGTAATTGTCGGCCGACCATTCCCAGACGTTTCCGGAGAGCAGGTCGGTGACCTCGAAGCTCGCCCCGGCCGGGAGGCCGAGCAGCTCGAGATCGAGCCGCACGGTGGTCTCGCGCACGGAATGCGGGTCGACGTTGACGACCACGATGAGGGTGTCGGAGACCCCGTCGGGGGTGAACTCGCCGTCGAGGTGCTTGGAGTAGACCACGATCGAGTCGTCGTCGCTGCCGTGGAAGCGCAGGTTGCGCAGCTGGCCGAGTGCGGGGTGGGCGCGGCGGATCTCGTTCAGCAGCGTGATGTCGGGCACGATCGAACGCCCGTCTTGCGCGGCTCCGGCGAAGTCGCGCGCCTTGTACTCGTACTTCTCGTTGTCGATGTTCTCCTCGGCGCCCGGCCGAGCGACGTTCTCGATCAGCTCGAACCCCGAGTAGACACCCCAGGTGGGGGCGCCGGTCGCTGCGAGCACCGCACGGATGCGGTAGGCCGGCATCCCGCCGAACTGCAGGAACTCGGTGAGGATGTCGGGCGTGTTCACGAAGAGATTGGGGCGGAAGAAGGCATCCGTCTCCTGGGCGAGCCCGGTGAAGAACTCTTCGATCTCCGTCTTCGTGTTGCGCCAGGTGAAGTACGTGTACGACTGCTGGAAGCCGACCTTCGCGAGCCCTTGCATCGGCGCCGGGCGGGTGAAGGCCTCCGCGAGGAAGACGACCTCCGGATGCGCGGTGTTGACCTCGTGGATGATCCACTCCCAGAAATCGAGCGGCTTCGTGTGCGGGTTGTCGACCCGGAAGATCTTCACGCCGAGCCCGATCCAGTACTCCAGGATGCGCAGCGCTTCGGCGCGGATGCCCGACGAGTCGTTGTCGAAGTTGATCGGGTAGATGTCCTGATACTTCTTCGGCGGGTTCTCGGCGTACGCGATCGTGCCGTCGGGAAGCGTGGTGAACCACTCGGGGTGCGCTTTCACCCAGGGGTGGTCGGGGGAGGCCTGCAGGGCGAAGTCGAGGGCGATCTCGAGCCCCACCTTCTTCGCCGCCTTCACGAAGTACGTGAAGTCGGCGACCGTGCCGAGATCGGGGTGGATGGCGTCGTGGCCGCCGGCGGCACCGCCGATCGCCCAGGGCGAGCCCGGGTCGCCGGGCTGCGGGTCGAGGGTGTTGTTGCGGCCCTTGCGGTAGGCCTCGCCGATCGGGTGGATGGGCGGAAGGTAGAGCACGTCGAAACCCATGGCCGCGACATCCGGAAGCCGCTTGGCCGCACTCCGGAAGGTGCCGCTCTTCCAGCTGCCGTTCGCGGCCTGCTTGGCGCCGACCGAGCGAGGGAAGAACTCGTACCAGGCACCGGAGCCCGCCCGTGTGCGCTCGACGCGCAGGGGCATCCAGTCGGAGTGGGTGACGAGGCTCTGCGCGGGCCGGCGCTGCAGGGCCTCCGCCACCTCGGGGCCGTAAGCCAGGCCCAGACGCTCGGCGGCGGGGCCTGCGGTCTCGGTGAGCTGGGCGGAGACCCGGGCGAACAGCTGGCGGTCGGTGGCCGAGCGCTCGGCCTCGCCCGCCAGCCGCGTGAACAGCTGGGCTCCGATGGCGAACATCAACTCGGTGTCGATGCCGGCCGCGATCTTGATGGTGGCGTTGTGCTCCCAGGTGGCGTAGTCATCCGAATAACCACGGATGCGGAAGCGCCAGTCGCCGACGCTCGTGACCTGCGCGAGACCGCGCCACTCGTCGTCCCAGCTGTGCGTACGGGTGAGGGGACGGTCGGTCAGGGTGCCGTCAGGGGCTTCGAGTTCGAGGTGCGCGCCGACGGCGTCGTGGCCCTCGCGGAACACCAGTGCGCCGAAGGGCATGACCTCCCCGACGTAGCCTTTCGCCGGCCAGCGCCCGCCTTCGACCTGGGGAAAGACCTCCAGGATCGGAATCCGCCCTACCGCGGGCTCGAAGGGTGCCGCTGCCGTGTCGTTTCGAGTTGCTGCCACAGTCCGACCCTACCGACAAAGCACTCTCACGCAACGGTGCGCTGCTCCCGGGCCGGGGCGAGTATCGGAGATGTTCACGCGCTCGTCAGGTGCGTGCCTGCTGCCGGCGAGGGGCAGTTCTCCTGCGCACGCCCTAGGCTAGCGAGGGCCGTCTCCCTGCAACCCGGCGGTGATCGTTCGACCGGCGCTGCTGCGCCGATGAAGGAGATTCTCGCGTGAAGGCGATCCGCAGGTTCACCGTCCGATCCGTGCTGCCGGAGTCGCTCCAGGCGCTGGGGGAGCTCGCCGCGAATCTGCGCTGGGCCTGGCACGAGCAGACCCGGCAGATCTTCGCCCACATCTCGCCCGACGACTGGCGCGCCACCCAGGGGGATCCGGTCGCTCTGCTGGGCGCCGTGGGCCCGGAGCGGCTCGAACAGCTCGCGGCCGACCCGGGGTTCGTCGCCTGGGCGAACAGCCTGCGTGACGACTTGAACGCCTACCTCCGCGAACCGCGGTGGTATCAGGGGCTCGAAGGGCCGCGCCCGGCCTCGATCGGCTACTTCTCGCCGGAGTTCGGCATCGCGGCCGCCCTTCCCCAGTATTCGGGTGGGCTCGGCATCCTGGCCGGCGACCACCTGAAGGCCGCCTCCGACCTCGGAGTGCCGATCATCGGCGTCGGCCTGTTCTACCGCTCGGGCTACTTCACCCAGGCGATCTCGCGCGACGGTTGGCAGGAGGAGAGCTATCCCGTGCTCGACCCCGACGGCCTGCCGCTCTCGGTGCTGCGACTCGCCGACGGCACCCCCGCCCAGATCGTGCTGGCCCTGCCCGGCGATCGCGCGCTGTACGCCCGCATCTGGCAGGCCCAGGTCGGCCGGGTGCGCCTGCTCATGCTGGACACCGACATCCCCGACAACGACGACGACCTGCGCAGCGTCACCGACCGCCTCTACGGCGGCGGGGGAGAGCATCGCCTGCTGCAGGAGCTGCTGCTCGGCATCGGCGGAGTGCGCGCCCTCGAGGTGGTGTCGGAACTCACCGATTCGCCGATGCCGGAGGTCTATCACACCAACGAAGGGCACGCCGGATTCCAGGGTCTCGAGCGCATCTCGAGCCTCATCGGTGGCGGACTGAGCTTCGATGCGGCGCTGCAGGTCGTGCGGGCCGGCACGGTCTTCACCACGCACACGCCGGTTCCGGCCGGCATCGACCGGTTCGAGCGCTCGCTCGTCGAGCGGTACTTCTCGACCGACATGCTGCCGGGCCTCGACGTCGAGTCGGTACTGGCGATCGGCGCGGAGGACTACGACGGTGGTTCGCCCGACGTCTTCAACATGGCCGTGATGGGCCTGCGACTCGGACAGCGGGCCAATGGCGTCTCCCAGCTGCACGGCGCCGTGAGCCGAGGCATGTTCGCCGGCCTCTGGCCGGGATTCGACCGCGCCGATGTGCCGATCACCTCGGTGACGAACGGCGTGCACGCTCCCACCTGGACCGACCCTCTGTTGCAGGAGCTCGCGCGCACGAAGCTCGGCACCGGCGACACGACCGCGGCGGACTGGTCGTCCGACGCGGTGACGGATGCGGAGATCTGGGCCGTGCGCGGAGACATGCGGCGCCAGCTGGTGCAGGACGCCCGCCGCCGGGTCACGGAAGCCTGGCGCGACCAGAACCCCGACTCCATCCCGCCCGCCTGGTTCCAGAGCCTCCTCGACCCCTCGGTTCTGACCATCGGATTCGCCCGCCGCGTGCCCACCTACAAGCGACTCACGCTGATGCTGCACGACCCCGCACGGTTGAAGTCGATTCTGTTGAACCCCGAGCGGCCGATCCAGCTCGTGGTGGCCGGCAAGTCGCATCCGGCCGACGAGGAGGGCAAGCGGCTCATTCAGAAGTTCGTGCAGTTCGCCTCCGACCCCGAGGTGCGGCACCGGATCGTCTTTCTGCCGAACTACGACATCGGCATGGCCCAGGTGCTCTATCCGGGAACCGACGTCTGGCTGAACAACCCGCTGCGGCCGCTCGAGGCCTGTGGAACCTCCGGCATGAAGGCGGCGCTGAACGGAGGCCTCAACCTCTCGATTCTCGACGGCTGGTGGAACGAGTACTACGACGGCGAGAACGGGTGGGCGATCCCCACCGCCGACTCGGCGGGCGATGCCGAGGAACGCGACACCCTCGAGGCCGAGGCGCTCTACGACCTGATGGAGAATCAGGTCGCTCCGCGCTTCTACGATCGGGATTCGGACGGTGTGCCCGGGCACTGGATGCAGTCGATCCGGCACACCCTCTCCACCCTGTCGCCCGAACTCAGCGCCGATCGCATGGTGCGCGAGTACGTGCAGCGGCTCTACATCCCGGCCGCTGCGGCCGAACGCGTGATGTCCGCCGACGACCACGAGGCGGCGCGGGAGCTGTCGGAGTGGAAGGAGCGGGTTCGCGCGGCCTGGCCGGGCATCTCGGTGGTGCACGTGGAGTCGGGTGGACTCGACGACACGCCCCAGGTGGGCGACGTGCTGCACGTGCGGGCGCACATCCAGCTCGGCGGGCTCACGCCGCGCGACGTCGCCGTGGAGGTCGTCTACGGGCACGCGGTGCACGGTGACGACCTGAGCGATGCGGCGACGGTGGAGCTGTCGACGCCGCACCTCGGCGACGCGCACCCCTCCGCGCAGTCCGACGACTCGCCGCTCGTCTACTCGGGAACGGTGGAGCTCGCGCGAGCCGGCTCATTCGGGTACACCGTGCGGGTGGTGCCGAAGCACGCGAATCTGGCGTCAGCGGCCGAGTTGGGGCTCATCGCGGTCGCGCACTGACGAGTTTTTGTGCAAATAGCGATGACCGATGCCCTATATGGGGTCGGTCATCGCTATTTGCACAAAAACTAGTCACCCGGAGCGTGGCGGCATGCTCGTGGGCAGCGGCGGGTGGCCCTTGCGGATGAGATCGAGCTTCTCGGGGAACACCGTGCCCATCAGCTCGCGCACGGCGGGGTCGCCGGCGTAGTCGTCGAACAGCCGCACCGCCAACACGACGTTCGCCATCATGCCGCCCGCCAGGAACTCGGATGCCTCTTCAGCGCTCATTCCCGCCTCCTCGCGCAGCAGACGATAGACGTCCATGAAGCCGCATCGCGCCCGCGGGCCGATCACCGGGTCGGCACCGAGCACGAAGCCGTGCATGAGGTTCAGCAGGATGCTGCGATCGGCGGTGAGGGTGAAGTATGCGTTGCCGAGACGCCGGGCGATGGGCACCTCGGGGTCGCCGGCGATCGCCTCGCGGAAGGCCGCGATGATTCGGTCGAGCGCGCGATGCAGCACCTCGAGGAAGAGCTGCTCCTTGGTGCCGAACATCCGCACGACGTAGGGCTGGCTGACGCCGGCCGCGCGCGCCACCATGTCGGTCGTCGCGCCTGCGTAGCCCGCGTTGCCGAACACCGTCGACGCGGCATCCAGCACGAGCAAGCGGCGCTCGTCGGCCGCCATTCGGGGCTTCTTCTCGGTCACCCTTGACATGGTATCAGTTGATTACTTAGGGTGACACTTGTAATCATCCGATTACCTACTTCTTGAAAGGATTGCTCCTTGGCAATCACACAATCAGCGACCGGCCCGGTCGCTCAGGCATCGTCGGCGGGCGCGGCTCGGCGGCGCCGCATCCCCGTCTGGCTCGCCATCGTGGCGGCGTCGCTGCCCATGTTCATGGCCACCCTCGACAACCTCGTGGTGACGAGCGCGCTGCCGGTTCTCGGCGAGGAGCTCTCGGCCTCGGTCGAACAGCTGCAGTGGTTCGTCAACGCCTACACCCTCAGCTTCGCCAGCCTCATGCTCTTCGCGGTAGCGCTGGGCGACAGGCTCGGCCGCCGCACCGTCTTTCTCTGGGGAATCGGCATCTTCACGGTCGCGTCGGCTCTCTGCGCCGTGAGCACGGAGCCCTGGATGCTCATCGCCGCCCGTGCCGTGCAAGGAGCGGGTGCCGCGGCGCTCATGCCGCTGTCGCTCACGCTGCTCGTCGGCTCGGTCAGCGCCCGGATGCGTCCGCTGGCCATCGGGATCTGGGGTGGCATCTCCGGGCTCGGCGTGGCGCTCGGACCGCTCGTCGGCGGCGCAGTCATCCAAGGGTGGAACTGGGACGCGATCTTCTGGATCAACGTTCCCGTCGGCATCGTCACCTTCCCGCTCGTGCTGCTCGCGCTGCCGAACTCGTTCGGCGCTCGTCTCCGGGCCGACATCGTGGGCGTGGTGCTCGCCGGTGTCGGCGTGCTCGGGGTGGTCTACGGCATCATCCGGGGCAACGATGCGGGGTGGGGGAGCCTCGAGGTGCTGGGCTCGATCGTCGGCGGCGCGGCGCTGATCGCGGCCTTCGTGGTGTGGGAGTCGCGGGTGTCGAATCCACTGCTGCCGCTGCGGCTGTTCCGCGATCGGAGCTTCTCGGTGGCCAACGTCGTGGGGCTCGTGTTCAGTTTCGGCATCTTCGGGTCGATCTTCATCCTGATTCAGTTCTTGCAGATCGTGCAGGGCTCGTCGCCGCTGGAGGCCGGTGTGCAGACCATGCCGTGGACGCTGGCGCCCATGGTCATCGCGCCGCTCGCCGGGTTCATCGCACCGCGGGTCGGCACCCGGTTGCTGATCGTCGTCGGGCTGGCGTTGCAGGCGATCGGTGTGGGCTGGTTCGCTTCTAGGATGGCTGCGGATGTCTCCTACGGCACCCTGCTGCCGGCCTTCATCTTGGCGGGTGTCGGCATGGGCTTGGTGTTCGCCCCTTCGTCGACGGCCGTGCTCGCGAACATGACCCCGCAGGACAACGCGAAGGCCTCGGGCACCAACTCGACCTTGCGGGAGATCGGTGTCGCCCTCGGCATAGCCGCCCTCACGGCTATCTTCACGGGCGCCGGCGGCACGTTCACTCCCACCGGCTACGTGGATGCCGCAACCCCGGCGATCTGGGTGGGAGCCGCAGCCCTGGCGCTGGCTGCCCTCCTGGCCCTCCTCCTCCCAAGGGGCAGGGGAACGGCGCAGCAAGCCGCGGGCCGCGCTTAGCCGGCCTAAGGTGAGGCCGAGGCCGCGTCAGCGACCTCAGCCGAACATGTCGCCTCGCGCCGCAGAAGCGGCGGCGCGAGCACCGAGCGCCGAGCTACCCGGTAGGGCAGCTCAGCGCGGGCAGTGGCGGGGCGGTACCGAGTTCCATCGCCGCGGGCGCGGGGAACCCTCTGAGAACCCCAGTTCCAGCCCCTACACCGCGCGATACAACTGCATCGAGGTGGGTGCGACGTCCACCACCTGCCCGGGCGCGAAGCGGGGAACAGGCGCCTGGTGGGCCGACGGCACGTCCTGTGCCGAATCCCACAGCAGCTCGTAAGCAGACACGTCGTCGTGCAAGGGCAGCGTCACCCGCTCGGGCGCTTCGACGCCGTGGATGACGGTGAGGATGCGGTTGAAGTCCTCGTGCTCGGGCGTCGAGGCCGCGACGTAGATCAGGGTGCGGTTCTCGGGTGAGTTCCAATCGGAGACCGACATCGATTCGCCGGCTGCGTCGTACCAGTCCATCTGGCTGGCGCTCGGTGTGCGCTCGCCGAACACCCCGTACCGCACGGGTCGCAGTGCGGGATTCTCGCGGCGCATCCGGAGCAGGTGCTGGGTGGTGCGCCAGAGATCCTTCTGCCAGGTGCGCCTGTCCCAGCTGAGCCAGGTCAGTTCGGAGTCGTGGCAGTAGGCGTTGTTGTTGCCTTTCTGGCTGCGCCCGAACTCGTCGCCGGCGGTGATCATCGGTACTCCGGCCGAGAGCAGCAGGGTGCCCATCAGGTTGCGCATGGCGCGCCGCCGCGTCGACTCGATGGTGCGCGAAGAGGTGTGGCCCTCGATGCCGTGGTTGTACGACATGTTGTTGTCGCTGCCGTCGCGGTTCGCCTCCCCGTTGCCCACGTTGTGCTTGACGTTGTAGGCGGTGAGGTCGGCGAGGGTGAACCCGTCGTGGGCGGTGACGAAGTTGACCGACGCCAGCGGGCCGCGGGCTTGTGCGAAGGTGCTCGACGACCCGGCGATGCGCGTGGCGAGCATCCCGACCCCGTCTCCCGGCGAACCGTTCTCGCGGATCGACTTGATGTCGCGCAACCAGAATTTGCGCATCCGGTCGCGGAAGCGGTCGTTCCACTCCGACCA from the Herbiconiux aconitum genome contains:
- a CDS encoding maltotransferase domain-containing protein; translated protein: MAATRNDTAAAPFEPAVGRIPILEVFPQVEGGRWPAKGYVGEVMPFGALVFREGHDAVGAHLELEAPDGTLTDRPLTRTHSWDDEWRGLAQVTSVGDWRFRIRGYSDDYATWEHNATIKIAAGIDTELMFAIGAQLFTRLAGEAERSATDRQLFARVSAQLTETAGPAAERLGLAYGPEVAEALQRRPAQSLVTHSDWMPLRVERTRAGSGAWYEFFPRSVGAKQAANGSWKSGTFRSAAKRLPDVAAMGFDVLYLPPIHPIGEAYRKGRNNTLDPQPGDPGSPWAIGGAAGGHDAIHPDLGTVADFTYFVKAAKKVGLEIALDFALQASPDHPWVKAHPEWFTTLPDGTIAYAENPPKKYQDIYPINFDNDSSGIRAEALRILEYWIGLGVKIFRVDNPHTKPLDFWEWIIHEVNTAHPEVVFLAEAFTRPAPMQGLAKVGFQQSYTYFTWRNTKTEIEEFFTGLAQETDAFFRPNLFVNTPDILTEFLQFGGMPAYRIRAVLAATGAPTWGVYSGFELIENVARPGAEENIDNEKYEYKARDFAGAAQDGRSIVPDITLLNEIRRAHPALGQLRNLRFHGSDDDSIVVYSKHLDGEFTPDGVSDTLIVVVNVDPHSVRETTVRLDLELLGLPAGASFEVTDLLSGNVWEWSADNYVRLDAFTQPAHILHLTPGSGRHNEGGAS
- the glgP gene encoding alpha-glucan family phosphorylase, translated to MKAIRRFTVRSVLPESLQALGELAANLRWAWHEQTRQIFAHISPDDWRATQGDPVALLGAVGPERLEQLAADPGFVAWANSLRDDLNAYLREPRWYQGLEGPRPASIGYFSPEFGIAAALPQYSGGLGILAGDHLKAASDLGVPIIGVGLFYRSGYFTQAISRDGWQEESYPVLDPDGLPLSVLRLADGTPAQIVLALPGDRALYARIWQAQVGRVRLLMLDTDIPDNDDDLRSVTDRLYGGGGEHRLLQELLLGIGGVRALEVVSELTDSPMPEVYHTNEGHAGFQGLERISSLIGGGLSFDAALQVVRAGTVFTTHTPVPAGIDRFERSLVERYFSTDMLPGLDVESVLAIGAEDYDGGSPDVFNMAVMGLRLGQRANGVSQLHGAVSRGMFAGLWPGFDRADVPITSVTNGVHAPTWTDPLLQELARTKLGTGDTTAADWSSDAVTDAEIWAVRGDMRRQLVQDARRRVTEAWRDQNPDSIPPAWFQSLLDPSVLTIGFARRVPTYKRLTLMLHDPARLKSILLNPERPIQLVVAGKSHPADEEGKRLIQKFVQFASDPEVRHRIVFLPNYDIGMAQVLYPGTDVWLNNPLRPLEACGTSGMKAALNGGLNLSILDGWWNEYYDGENGWAIPTADSAGDAEERDTLEAEALYDLMENQVAPRFYDRDSDGVPGHWMQSIRHTLSTLSPELSADRMVREYVQRLYIPAAAAERVMSADDHEAARELSEWKERVRAAWPGISVVHVESGGLDDTPQVGDVLHVRAHIQLGGLTPRDVAVEVVYGHAVHGDDLSDAATVELSTPHLGDAHPSAQSDDSPLVYSGTVELARAGSFGYTVRVVPKHANLASAAELGLIAVAH
- a CDS encoding TetR/AcrR family transcriptional regulator → MTEKKPRMAADERRLLVLDAASTVFGNAGYAGATTDMVARAAGVSQPYVVRMFGTKEQLFLEVLHRALDRIIAAFREAIAGDPEVPIARRLGNAYFTLTADRSILLNLMHGFVLGADPVIGPRARCGFMDVYRLLREEAGMSAEEASEFLAGGMMANVVLAVRLFDDYAGDPAVRELMGTVFPEKLDLIRKGHPPLPTSMPPRSG
- a CDS encoding DHA2 family efflux MFS transporter permease subunit → MAITQSATGPVAQASSAGAARRRRIPVWLAIVAASLPMFMATLDNLVVTSALPVLGEELSASVEQLQWFVNAYTLSFASLMLFAVALGDRLGRRTVFLWGIGIFTVASALCAVSTEPWMLIAARAVQGAGAAALMPLSLTLLVGSVSARMRPLAIGIWGGISGLGVALGPLVGGAVIQGWNWDAIFWINVPVGIVTFPLVLLALPNSFGARLRADIVGVVLAGVGVLGVVYGIIRGNDAGWGSLEVLGSIVGGAALIAAFVVWESRVSNPLLPLRLFRDRSFSVANVVGLVFSFGIFGSIFILIQFLQIVQGSSPLEAGVQTMPWTLAPMVIAPLAGFIAPRVGTRLLIVVGLALQAIGVGWFASRMAADVSYGTLLPAFILAGVGMGLVFAPSSTAVLANMTPQDNAKASGTNSTLREIGVALGIAALTAIFTGAGGTFTPTGYVDAATPAIWVGAAALALAALLALLLPRGRGTAQQAAGRA